gcaatcgctttgaaaaagagtgagatctattattaattatttttttcatgtgggtcccgtatttatattttttaaatgattgcgcagtgcttgcacactcacaactgcaactatcatttttcataaattattatgAGAAGTATTACAGTTACaaaaagatcttataaaaataaatttataaactgatacgACTTTTTATGATACGTttgatctactttataataaaaataattttataatataatatatcatatctagtttgtgagtttatttttataaaatatttaatttgtggctaaaacatttctcttaattaaagTAAGGCCCACAGTAATGAAAAGGAATAGAGAAGGTGACAAACTCATGTAatgcttttgattttttagGTAAAGATGTAGGTATGAGGCACGCTATTAATTCACAGTACTCAACGCAATGGGAATTACACAACTCCCACGCGTACCACCAAAGGGAGGCCTATGTGACGGTCCTCCATTCTTCAGAAGCATATGTTTGCGGCGCAATTGCCTTAGCCCAAAGCATCATTCAGAGCAACTCCACCAAAGACCTCGTCCTCCTCGCTGACAACTCCATCTCCTCCAACTCGATCAGAGGCCTCAGAGCTGCCGGATGGAAGATCAAACGCATTCAACGCATCCTCAGCCCTTTTGCCAAAAAGGGTTCCTACAATGAGTGGAACTACAGCAAGCTTCGAGTGTGGCAACTCACTGAGTACGACAAAGTTATATTCATCGATGCTGATCTCTTAGTCTTACAGAACATAGACAAGTTTTTTGCACACCCACAACTATCTGCTGCGCCGAACGACAAGGTGATATTCAACTCCGGGGTGGCCGTAATCGAACCATCGATGTGCATGTTCAAGGACTTGTTGCAGAAAAGATTCAAGTTGGGTTCCTATAATGGTGGAGATCAAGGGTTTCTGAATGAAGTTTTTACGTGGTGGCACCGGTTGCCGAAAAAGCTGAATCATCTCAAAGTTTATGGAGGGAAGAAGGCTGGAGAAGAAGATCATCAGCATGAGATGCCAAAAGATGTGTATGCAGTGCATTATTTAGGGTTGAAGCCATGGATGTGTTACAAGGACTATGACTGTAACTGGGACATGTTGGATCATCATCCATTTGCGAGTGACTCGGCTCACCGGCGGTGGTGGAAGGTGTACGAAGCCATGCCGAAGAGCCTGCAACCTTACTGCGGGCTCACGGCGAAGATGGACGCAAGAATAAggaaatggagagggagagCCAGGGAAGCCGGATTCCCTGATGGGCATTGGAGAATCATGGTTAAAGATCGAAGACGACGCCATTATGTACAGTAAGCAAACAGGGGATGACAATTAAACTCCAATGCCCTTGAATCCCAAACCATTCattatcatgatcatgatgaataACAATCCATTCATGTTCATGATTTTGGCCGAGACCCGGCCATAAATGTGGTGGCCGGTAtctctcgtttttttttttttttttttttttgagctgaGATAATATTTCTCGTTTTGGTAAAGGAACTTATGTAAGTACTAGTTCCCTTAtaggaaaaaatataaaccttttttcataactattttataaatttctttgaaATTAAGAATAATCATGTACAATtcaaattacttttataaatggAATGACACACTTAtgttgataaatgataaaatgacTTGTAAAAGGATTGTAAGTACGTTGTAGATGTATGATTACCATACTTTGTAACTAATTTGATGATTCCTAAAAATTATCAAACACTGAATAGTTTGAATCTTGGATCGGAAAAGAGTATACCACCAACATCAAGACCGTTACTGCTAGcttcattataagaaaaataggtaTTTGTGACCATTTTTTTTGCGAcgaaatagattatttatgacgaaaacatattcattttaactggaaataatcattttactgaaaataactGATCGCAAATAGACAATTTTCTTATACTGCTTGAGCTTACACATAAGTTTACTAGTGATGTTTTAAGTTGtgatatacttttttttttatatataaaatgtaatattaagGTATCTTTGTTATCgcagatgagataatatgaaattaaataagttgaaattaaagttaaaagttgaataaaatgttgttagtatatattttttaatattaatttttgttttgagattttaaaaagttaaattgtttattttattttgtatgaaaatttgaaaaaattataataattagatgagatgagttgatatgaattgtgaaaatatactattcctaagattttattatttacaagtcAGGCGTCTcgagttttaaaaaaacatgacaatatttatttctattcaaatatttttccattggaataaaaattataatttgtattaGAAGTtgcttataaattatttttcattgtagagagagaagaaaagattaTTCCATTCATTactatatttcatattttttttcttttattttattttttgaaaaataatctccTCTACCTTTTTCCCTCCTctgcttctttctttcttctcgcTTTCTCACTCTTCCCCACTGACTGAAACCACAGGAATCCAAGaatatctccctctctctccccctctcaaaTGCAAGACATATTTGGATCAGTCCGCCGATCACTTGTATTCCGAACAGCCCCACCAGAAAATGATGAATCGCCGTCACCGTCACCGTCGCCATCACCATTTGCTCCAACCACCCTTGTCGACAAGATCAATTCTTGCATTCGCAAATCCAGAGTCTTTTACAAACCATCTccgccaccgccaccgccaccgccaccgATTAGATGGCGAAAGGGCGAGTTGATCGGCTGCGGCGCGTTCGGTCACGTCTACATGGGCATGAATCTTGATTCCGGAGAGCTACTAGCAGTGAAGCAGGTCatctttcttgttcttttttaagtttttgggatGTTAATTTTCTTCAAAGAGTGTGATTCATGGTTTCTTTGTCGATATTGGATTTTgcctcatttttgttttggtgggTGGTTTTGGGTTTTTTCCCAGTTATTTTATCTGGCTTTTGGTTGATTTTAGATCTGGGAGTTCGATTCTGACTTCTATTTCCTCGTGGCTCTGTATtggtttataattaatttttcagtttttgagcTTGGTTGGGTTTTCTTCTAGTTTGCCGACATGGGTTTTGGTCtattttagttttgaattttgatttcGAGTTTTTTCCATCTTCGATTTTAATGGATTTTATCAATTTGGCTTTTCCCCATGTAGATTCTAATCTTTGGTTAATTTTGCTTTGAAGTTAAGAGTATAAAATGGTTCTTGGTGGTCTTTCTGGGTTTTAAATACTTTTGGGTTTGGGATCCTGATATAGCTGTGGTGTTTGTTCGTTTCCAGGTTTTGATTCCAGCAAATAGTGCTTCAAAGGAGAAAGCCCAGGTTTGGATTTTAAGAATTCTATGTTTATCTTGCTGAATATAATATCGAGTGCTTAGATTATGACTATGACATCAATTTTGTCGTGTTTGTGACTTATTTCTTTTTGCCCTTTGTTTCAAATAAAACAGTTTTTGAAACTTTATGCCTCATAttgttttcttccaaaatatGAGAGTTTTATCAACTAAGGAGTTGTTACTTTATATTGCATAacccttttgttttcaaaatttgaattgaaGACAAGAGTTCAGCATaggattattttcttttatcctaATAAATGTCAGTGATGCTATGTACCTCTTAACTCTTTGAATAGCGGGGAGAAGTTTTCCAAGtattttactgataaaaaaaacaaaatagcgGAGAGAAGCAGAAAAATATAGGAGTGAAAATATGAGATACAAATTacatctgaaaataaaatattgatattgaGTAATACCTTATGTCGTCAtctgtgatatttttttatttcatcgaTTGAGAAACCTTCATTTTTCTTGGTCCAGCATGTTGAGGAGTAcagatttctcatttatttgaTAGGTAAAAGTTGGACTATTTCTCGATTTGTGCGTGTCATCCTTGCACAGGGGCCATGCTAATCTTCTCTATATCGTTCAAATTTT
This genomic interval from Juglans microcarpa x Juglans regia isolate MS1-56 chromosome 4D, Jm3101_v1.0, whole genome shotgun sequence contains the following:
- the LOC121259128 gene encoding putative UDP-glucuronate:xylan alpha-glucuronosyltransferase 5 gives rise to the protein MASKPFFSSKLPKPFLLTYLLFLCLALLFLVLSSRPKPNPSASHQLLQNKVEVPVNGFDDHNIVAEKTKFKVGLVNVDHHDDRIATAYELLGLKVSQTATVHVGFERVAENLKWEDFFPEWIDEDEKWGPPKCPEIPMPRLEDYDELDVVIARVPCGMVKEMIIKEAGIRDVFRLQVNLVVANLVVGSGGRWGRHDVNRTVQVMFIGTCGPMVEIFRCDDVVRQEGDYWVYKPELRRLKQKVLMPFGSCELAPAPYTQTTGKDVGMRHAINSQYSTQWELHNSHAYHQREAYVTVLHSSEAYVCGAIALAQSIIQSNSTKDLVLLADNSISSNSIRGLRAAGWKIKRIQRILSPFAKKGSYNEWNYSKLRVWQLTEYDKVIFIDADLLVLQNIDKFFAHPQLSAAPNDKVIFNSGVAVIEPSMCMFKDLLQKRFKLGSYNGGDQGFLNEVFTWWHRLPKKLNHLKVYGGKKAGEEDHQHEMPKDVYAVHYLGLKPWMCYKDYDCNWDMLDHHPFASDSAHRRWWKVYEAMPKSLQPYCGLTAKMDARIRKWRGRAREAGFPDGHWRIMVKDRRRRHYVQ